In the genome of Desulfatiglans sp., one region contains:
- a CDS encoding diacylglycerol kinase has translation MGDGSNRGLKRLVNAFFYSVAGFKAAWKNEEAFRQEIIAGIIFVPSGFFIGETGIQKAILIISYLIIPLVELLNSALEAVVDRVGMERHELSGRAKDIGSAAVFLSICIAAIAWLLIVWERFF, from the coding sequence ATGGGTGATGGATCAAACAGAGGATTAAAAAGGCTTGTAAATGCCTTTTTCTACAGTGTGGCAGGATTCAAGGCCGCATGGAAAAATGAAGAGGCATTCAGACAGGAGATCATTGCAGGGATTATATTCGTCCCTTCCGGTTTTTTCATTGGTGAAACAGGCATTCAGAAGGCAATCCTGATAATAAGCTATCTTATTATCCCCCTTGTAGAGCTTTTGAATTCTGCGCTTGAGGCAGTAGTGGACAGAGTCGGGATGGAAAGGCACGAACTTTCAGGCAGGGCAAAGGATATTGGTTCTGCCGCTGTCTTTTTAAGTATCTGTATTGCCGCAATAGCATGGTTGCTTATAGTGTGGGAAAGGTTTTTTTAA
- a CDS encoding DUF5615 family PIN-like protein — translation MKIFVDENIPLMTVKELRSKGFDVRDLRGTTDQGITDEELWKIVQKEQRLLITTDKGFSAQRNETHHGILIIRLKQPSRLKIHQRVMQAINNYSEDEWKGLMVVIRDVVQSSWKCSAKD, via the coding sequence ATGAAGATATTTGTGGATGAGAATATACCTTTAATGACCGTGAAAGAGTTGCGTTCAAAGGGATTTGATGTCAGAGACCTTCGTGGGACAACCGATCAGGGCATAACCGATGAAGAGTTATGGAAGATTGTTCAAAAAGAACAACGACTATTGATTACAACCGATAAAGGATTTTCCGCACAACGTAATGAAACACATCATGGGATATTGATAATACGCCTTAAGCAACCATCCCGGTTAAAAATTCACCAACGAGTAATGCAGGCAATAAATAACTATTCAGAGGATGAATGGAAAGGGCTTATGGTAGTGATTCGGGATGTAGTTCAGAGTAGTTGGAAATGCTCTGCAAAAGATTAA
- a CDS encoding YceI family protein: protein MRQVIKTIIFLVAAILFSGFTQAAPVEWNIDKAHSNFYFDIRHIFSTIRGSFDGFTGKVLIDSEKPEASSVTFDVEVKSVNTGINQRDNHLRTKDFFDAAKFPIMKFRSKGIKSVGDNKYIMTGDFTIKDVTKTIEVPFTYLGVKDNPSKQGELVSGFDALFTIDRLAYNVGDGSFYKMGLIDKDVKIFISLELTKKK from the coding sequence ATGAGACAGGTGATAAAGACCATTATTTTTCTTGTGGCAGCAATACTGTTTTCCGGTTTTACCCAGGCAGCGCCTGTTGAGTGGAACATAGACAAGGCCCACTCAAACTTTTATTTTGATATCAGACACATATTTTCAACCATCAGGGGGAGCTTTGACGGCTTTACCGGCAAGGTACTCATTGACTCTGAAAAACCTGAGGCGAGCAGCGTTACATTTGATGTTGAGGTGAAAAGTGTTAACACGGGCATTAACCAGAGGGACAATCACCTGCGAACAAAGGATTTTTTTGATGCGGCAAAATTCCCGATCATGAAATTCAGGTCAAAGGGGATCAAAAGTGTAGGGGATAATAAATATATAATGACCGGGGACTTTACAATAAAGGATGTCACAAAAACCATAGAGGTGCCATTTACATATCTTGGTGTTAAAGACAACCCATCAAAGCAGGGCGAGCTTGTTTCAGGGTTTGATGCCCTGTTTACAATAGACAGGCTGGCGTACAATGTGGGTGATGGCAGTTTTTATAAGATGGGCCTGATAGACAAGGATGTTAAGATCTTTATATCGCTGGAGTTAACAAAGAAGAAATAG
- a CDS encoding DUF433 domain-containing protein encodes MYERISIDPKICHGQACIKGTRIPVHQIIRMLASGDKSEEIIEDYPSLVAEDIQACLEYAASLAEEQLTPVEMIG; translated from the coding sequence ATGTATGAACGCATTTCAATAGATCCTAAAATTTGTCATGGGCAGGCCTGCATAAAAGGGACACGGATACCGGTTCACCAGATTATACGCATGCTTGCAAGCGGTGATAAATCGGAAGAAATCATTGAGGATTACCCATCATTAGTAGCAGAAGATATACAGGCATGCCTTGAGTATGCAGCGTCTCTCGCAGAAGAACAACTTACGCCGGTTGAAATGATAGGATAA
- a CDS encoding GIY-YIG nuclease family protein translates to MQNFFYVYILTSDDDPECHYTGFTEDLEQRLKAHNAGQVPHTKKYKPWHFETVVAFRSRDKAVAFEKYLKSHSGRAFGSRHL, encoded by the coding sequence ATGCAAAACTTCTTTTATGTATATATCTTGACCAGTGATGACGATCCTGAATGCCATTATACAGGATTTACTGAGGATCTTGAGCAGCGTCTTAAGGCACATAATGCAGGTCAGGTTCCACATACTAAAAAATATAAACCCTGGCATTTCGAAACCGTTGTAGCCTTCCGATCCCGTGATAAAGCAGTAGCGTTTGAAAAATATCTGAAATCTCATTCAGGTAGAGCATTTGGTTCAAGACATTTATGA
- a CDS encoding DUF1287 domain-containing protein, whose product MLKEAVCTDIIIRALRHAGIDLQALVHEDVLSHPERYENIRKPDYNIDHRRTRNLQIYLKHNAINVFNGNGKPDMATLKPGDIVILDTGIQNGTMFDHIGIVDNEKNDSGNYQVINIWTIGYNTDSMSLLGQEYPDVVGVFRLTHLFDYQ is encoded by the coding sequence ATTTTAAAAGAGGCTGTATGTACTGATATCATCATCAGGGCTCTAAGGCATGCTGGCATTGATCTGCAGGCGCTTGTTCATGAAGACGTTTTATCACACCCGGAGCGGTATGAAAACATCCGGAAGCCGGATTATAATATTGACCATAGAAGAACACGAAACCTACAGATTTATCTGAAACATAATGCTATTAATGTTTTTAATGGAAATGGCAAGCCAGATATGGCAACGCTTAAACCTGGCGATATTGTTATACTGGATACCGGCATACAGAATGGAACAATGTTTGACCACATCGGTATTGTTGATAACGAGAAAAATGATTCAGGAAATTACCAGGTTATAAACATATGGACAATAGGGTATAATACAGACTCAATGAGTCTCCTTGGGCAGGAGTATCCTGATGTGGTGGGGGTCTTCAGATTGACACACCTGTTTGATTATCAATAA
- a CDS encoding AI-2E family transporter: MNKKAVNNWILIVLVVLISILFLVMIRQFIMPVLLAAIFSALLMPVFHKFEKWFKGRRVAASAVTVILILCIIIIPLTGLLGVVAAQAVKISTIARPWIERQISEPGTISDLFESLPFYQSIAPYSEQIISKAGELAGSLSGFIIDKLSSITIGTVNIILDLFIMLYCMFFFLLEGDKILNRILYYLPLEDQFERRMLDKFTSITRATLKGTIVIGVLQGALAGIAFAALGIPSALFWGTIMAVLSVIPSVGSAIVWLPTVVILLFTGHIIKAIILLLFCGLVVGSMDNLLRPKLVGKDTQMHELMILFGTLGGILMFGMVGMIIGPIIAGLFVTLWEIFADEFKDILPEVKIMSPKEDRDPCKEEEKLQG; the protein is encoded by the coding sequence ATGAATAAAAAGGCTGTTAACAACTGGATATTGATCGTCTTGGTAGTACTGATTTCCATCCTGTTTCTTGTGATGATCAGGCAGTTTATTATGCCTGTACTCCTTGCAGCCATCTTTTCCGCGCTTTTGATGCCCGTATTTCATAAATTTGAAAAGTGGTTTAAGGGACGCCGTGTTGCTGCCAGTGCGGTTACAGTTATTTTGATTTTATGCATTATTATTATTCCCTTAACCGGGCTTTTAGGGGTTGTTGCTGCCCAGGCCGTAAAGATAAGCACTATTGCCAGGCCCTGGATAGAGCGCCAGATTTCCGAACCCGGCACGATTTCAGATTTATTTGAATCCCTGCCATTCTACCAGTCTATAGCGCCGTACAGTGAGCAGATTATTTCAAAGGCAGGTGAACTTGCCGGAAGCCTTAGCGGTTTTATTATAGACAAACTCAGTTCAATTACCATAGGCACGGTAAACATAATACTGGACCTCTTTATCATGCTCTACTGCATGTTCTTTTTTCTTCTGGAAGGGGATAAGATTTTAAACAGGATACTCTACTATCTGCCCCTTGAGGATCAGTTTGAGAGAAGGATGCTTGATAAATTCACCTCTATTACCCGCGCTACCCTCAAGGGAACAATTGTGATAGGGGTTTTGCAGGGGGCACTTGCAGGTATTGCCTTCGCCGCTCTAGGAATCCCAAGCGCCCTGTTCTGGGGTACAATCATGGCAGTACTCTCTGTTATACCCAGTGTTGGCTCTGCAATAGTGTGGCTGCCCACAGTTGTTATACTCTTATTTACCGGGCACATAATCAAGGCAATCATCCTTTTATTATTCTGCGGTCTTGTTGTCGGAAGCATGGATAACCTGCTTCGCCCAAAACTGGTCGGCAAGGATACACAGATGCATGAGCTTATGATACTATTCGGGACACTGGGCGGCATCCTCATGTTCGGTATGGTGGGTATGATCATTGGCCCGATCATAGCAGGGCTCTTTGTGACCCTGTGGGAGATCTTTGCTGATGAATTCAAGGATATATTACCGGAGGTAAAGATAATGTCGCCTAAAGAGGACAGAGACCCATGTAAAGAGGAAGAGAAGCTGCAAGGCTAA
- a CDS encoding type II toxin-antitoxin system Phd/YefM family antitoxin: protein MKTVTFTDFRKNLSRFIAEVEHGEKIALLRRGKPVAEVIPFFDRLGTTIPAWKRPRTRLKLNGSDLSSALLDERETMS, encoded by the coding sequence ATGAAGACAGTTACCTTCACTGACTTTCGTAAAAACCTATCAAGGTTTATTGCTGAAGTGGAACATGGCGAAAAAATAGCACTTTTACGCCGTGGAAAACCTGTTGCAGAGGTCATCCCTTTTTTTGATAGACTGGGTACTACTATCCCAGCATGGAAAAGACCCCGGACACGGCTTAAATTGAATGGTAGTGATCTATCTTCGGCTCTCCTGGATGAAAGGGAGACAATGTCATGA
- a CDS encoding GTP-binding protein: MQHEKWQCPKCRNDEFDVDKFAATGGFFSKIFDVQNKKFTTVSCTRCRYTEIYKADTSTLGNIFDFFVGS; the protein is encoded by the coding sequence ATGCAGCATGAAAAATGGCAATGCCCAAAGTGCAGGAATGACGAATTTGATGTAGATAAATTTGCAGCTACAGGGGGCTTTTTCTCCAAGATATTTGATGTCCAGAATAAAAAGTTCACTACTGTAAGCTGCACACGATGCAGATACACAGAAATCTATAAAGCCGATACAAGCACATTGGGAAACATTTTTGATTTCTTCGTTGGTTCATAA
- a CDS encoding type II toxin-antitoxin system VapC family toxin, which yields MISVDTNIIVRLLTGDDKSQFEKAKALFLKENIFVTITVILECEWVLRYAYNFEQSEILNAFQSLFGLPNVHFETSENILNAIEWCQRGMDFADALHLAQSKKADAFVTFDKKLIKAARKNMTIQVHEP from the coding sequence ATGATCTCAGTGGACACCAATATAATTGTCCGCCTCCTTACAGGTGATGATAAATCCCAGTTTGAAAAGGCAAAGGCATTATTTTTAAAAGAAAATATATTTGTCACAATAACCGTAATCCTTGAATGTGAATGGGTGTTACGGTATGCATATAATTTTGAACAATCAGAGATCCTGAATGCCTTTCAATCTTTATTTGGTTTGCCTAATGTTCATTTTGAAACATCAGAAAATATCTTAAACGCCATTGAATGGTGCCAGAGAGGAATGGATTTCGCCGATGCCCTCCATCTGGCTCAATCAAAGAAGGCAGATGCCTTTGTTACATTTGATAAAAAGCTTATCAAGGCCGCCCGGAAAAATATGACAATCCAAGTGCATGAGCCCTGA
- a CDS encoding dual specificity protein phosphatase family protein: protein MRYLKLLAIISIMVLLSTGFTGAGETPAGKRPDQWAQPVSMKGVPNLHKVSEILYRSAQPTSEGMKNLKALGIKTIINLRSFNSDRKEIGDTGLGYEHIYMKAWHPEIKEVVRFLKIVTDEKRTPVLVHCQHGADRTGIMCAIYRVAVQGWTKEEALKELKDGGYGFHSIWKNLPPWFEKLDIEAIKKQAF, encoded by the coding sequence ATGCGGTATTTAAAATTATTGGCTATAATCAGCATAATGGTTTTGTTATCCACCGGTTTTACAGGTGCAGGTGAAACACCTGCTGGAAAACGCCCCGATCAATGGGCGCAACCTGTGAGTATGAAGGGGGTGCCAAACCTTCACAAGGTCTCTGAAATCCTGTATAGGAGTGCCCAGCCCACATCCGAAGGCATGAAAAATCTGAAGGCATTGGGAATAAAAACCATCATCAATCTTCGGTCATTTAACTCGGATAGAAAAGAAATAGGAGATACCGGTCTTGGTTATGAACATATCTACATGAAGGCATGGCACCCTGAAATCAAAGAGGTTGTAAGGTTTCTGAAGATAGTCACAGACGAAAAACGTACTCCTGTTCTTGTCCACTGCCAGCATGGCGCTGACCGCACCGGGATAATGTGCGCCATATACCGTGTCGCAGTGCAGGGCTGGACAAAGGAGGAGGCGCTTAAGGAATTGAAAGATGGTGGATACGGGTTTCATTCGATATGGAAGAACCTGCCTCCCTGGTTTGAAAAACTTGATATAGAGGCAATTAAAAAGCAGGCATTTTAG
- a CDS encoding DUF4419 domain-containing protein gives MIKFQLLLVLAIIFIFDHNTIANSRTTFILNEVTIAKDLLPEKPLGGAVKINFGNVEAFSQSIDKTVICEGHPFVNAVHHSFATHRPLTITPDHIWLLIVQGLAAHVNNNAESLRAKFVKHKGKIALVVRRDDFIKGKKDNPWEEVFPEFCRQIGEHIGKDNEDLISKGFSTSSIVNKAAFQITLMDMMQHYFSYDFFTICGIPSITLEGTPEDWEDILNRTRQLEKYDLKWWTDELVPILKEFVDASKGIINKKFWNSIYKLDEKSGEGPYITGWVVNFFPYLTGYTKMPSVLNPVFKPEKEEVIHITMQDIPGGLSMAPFKWHYRGKIYNMDFIAGFIGISQNAQTKNIKPEIGWVIRKNWLEPDEDQD, from the coding sequence ATGATAAAATTTCAACTCCTTCTGGTTTTGGCAATCATTTTTATTTTCGATCATAATACAATTGCTAATAGCCGCACAACCTTCATATTAAATGAAGTTACGATAGCAAAAGACTTACTTCCTGAAAAACCACTTGGGGGTGCTGTTAAGATAAATTTTGGAAATGTTGAAGCCTTTTCACAATCGATTGACAAAACAGTCATTTGCGAGGGACACCCTTTTGTAAATGCTGTACACCATTCTTTTGCTACACACAGGCCGCTAACAATAACCCCTGATCATATCTGGCTGCTTATAGTTCAAGGCCTTGCTGCTCATGTGAACAATAATGCAGAGTCTTTACGTGCCAAATTTGTAAAGCACAAAGGCAAAATAGCATTAGTAGTACGCAGGGATGATTTTATTAAAGGAAAGAAGGATAACCCCTGGGAGGAAGTATTTCCTGAATTCTGCAGACAGATCGGTGAGCATATCGGAAAGGATAATGAAGATCTTATATCAAAAGGTTTTTCCACTTCTTCTATAGTTAATAAAGCGGCATTTCAGATAACCCTTATGGATATGATGCAACACTATTTTTCATATGATTTTTTTACAATATGTGGAATACCTTCAATTACCCTGGAAGGAACCCCTGAAGACTGGGAAGACATCCTTAATCGAACAAGGCAGCTTGAAAAGTATGACCTTAAATGGTGGACAGATGAACTGGTCCCCATATTGAAAGAGTTCGTGGATGCATCAAAAGGGATAATCAATAAGAAATTCTGGAATTCTATTTATAAATTGGATGAGAAAAGTGGTGAAGGACCTTATATAACTGGTTGGGTGGTAAATTTTTTCCCTTACCTGACAGGATATACAAAAATGCCTAGTGTATTAAACCCTGTTTTCAAACCAGAGAAGGAAGAGGTAATTCATATAACGATGCAAGATATCCCCGGTGGTTTATCAATGGCACCATTTAAGTGGCATTATCGTGGTAAAATTTACAATATGGATTTTATTGCAGGATTCATAGGTATTTCACAGAATGCACAGACAAAAAACATAAAACCAGAAATAGGATGGGTTATTAGAAAAAATTGGCTGGAGCCAGATGAAGATCAAGATTGA
- a CDS encoding SRPBCC family protein: protein MNKNFFMSCLFLLFICYICPCTEAKGPDFTDNLGKIVKEGDNYKIRLLDEKQGGVKTAEAVFLIKAKPETVFMAVTDFDHYPEFMPNIVSATKVGDKGGDKKYGFTLKVAFWDIKYTLLLKPGHKGDSYSLDWTFVESDIKDTTGAWRIGPLCNPSL from the coding sequence ATGAATAAAAATTTTTTTATGAGTTGCCTGTTTCTTCTTTTTATTTGTTATATCTGCCCTTGCACAGAAGCTAAAGGACCTGATTTTACTGATAACCTCGGCAAGATTGTTAAAGAGGGTGATAACTATAAAATCAGGCTTCTGGATGAAAAACAGGGAGGTGTTAAAACAGCGGAGGCGGTGTTTCTTATCAAGGCCAAACCTGAAACTGTATTCATGGCTGTGACCGACTTTGACCATTACCCGGAGTTCATGCCCAATATTGTTAGCGCCACGAAGGTAGGAGATAAGGGTGGGGACAAGAAATACGGCTTCACACTGAAGGTTGCCTTCTGGGATATTAAATATACCCTGCTTTTAAAGCCAGGCCATAAAGGGGATTCCTATTCCCTTGACTGGACATTTGTGGAAAGCGATATAAAGGATACAACAGGGGCATGGAGGATCGGGCCCTTATGCAATCCGAGCTTGTAA
- a CDS encoding superoxide dismutase translates to MKSFILTLISIFLLTGNAYAEFKLAPLEYPYDALEPYVDAQTMEIHHSKHHAAYVNNLNKAIKGTEFEGKSLEEIMKNISTLGDAVRNNGGGHYNHRLFWTLLSPKKSEPSAGLKKDIEVNFGDMDQFKKKMNSEAMARFGSGWVWLIVTPEKKLAICSTPNQDNPLMDIAQVKGAPILGIDVWEHAYYLKYQNKRGDYLEAIWNVINWETVNRLYNEALK, encoded by the coding sequence ATGAAGTCATTTATATTAACACTGATTTCTATATTTTTACTTACAGGTAATGCGTATGCCGAGTTTAAGCTTGCCCCCCTTGAATATCCATACGATGCCCTGGAGCCATACGTAGACGCCCAGACCATGGAGATCCACCACTCAAAACACCACGCCGCATATGTAAACAATCTTAACAAGGCCATTAAGGGTACAGAATTTGAGGGTAAAAGCCTTGAAGAGATCATGAAAAATATCTCGACACTGGGTGATGCAGTAAGAAACAATGGTGGGGGCCACTATAACCACAGGCTTTTCTGGACACTGCTCTCACCTAAAAAGAGCGAACCCTCCGCAGGGCTGAAAAAGGATATAGAAGTGAACTTTGGGGATATGGATCAGTTTAAAAAGAAGATGAACAGCGAGGCAATGGCCAGGTTTGGTTCAGGCTGGGTATGGCTTATAGTTACACCTGAAAAGAAACTCGCCATATGTTCCACCCCGAATCAGGATAACCCGCTCATGGATATTGCACAGGTAAAGGGTGCGCCCATTCTTGGCATAGATGTATGGGAGCATGCATACTACCTTAAGTACCAGAATAAAAGGGGTGATTACCTTGAGGCCATATGGAATGTGATAAACTGGGAGACAGTCAACAGGCTTTATAATGAAGCGCTGAAATAG
- a CDS encoding SH3 domain-containing protein, which produces MFCLFHPGNADALLYTKRPEINLREGAGQDFRVVVKLRNNQTLNEKENIGQWIRVRALTGLEGFVNQEMVSDTWIKIYKEERLLTVKKGEAQIKSFRVALSPSNPDKDKIKQGDLF; this is translated from the coding sequence TTGTTTTGCCTCTTTCATCCCGGCAATGCTGATGCGCTCCTTTATACCAAAAGGCCTGAGATAAATTTACGTGAAGGAGCCGGACAGGATTTCAGGGTAGTTGTAAAGCTGAGGAATAATCAGACATTGAATGAAAAAGAAAATATCGGGCAATGGATCAGGGTCAGGGCCCTTACCGGTCTGGAGGGTTTTGTTAATCAGGAGATGGTATCTGACACATGGATAAAGATATACAAAGAAGAACGTTTATTAACAGTTAAGAAAGGTGAGGCCCAAATAAAAAGTTTCAGAGTTGCGCTCTCTCCTTCGAATCCTGACAAGGATAAAATTAAACAGGGAGACCTATTTTAA
- the tadA gene encoding tRNA adenosine(34) deaminase TadA encodes MEQALLEAKKGFDEGEVPVGAIIADHEGKIISCAHNQPIGLNDPTAHAEILVIRRAGEVLKNYRLTGLTLVVTVEPCLMCIGAAIHSRISALVFGAFDPKGGAAGSLYNPAIDTRLNHRIKIISGVRGKECGDLLSDFFKARRNQKEL; translated from the coding sequence ATGGAACAGGCTTTATTAGAGGCAAAAAAGGGTTTTGATGAGGGCGAGGTCCCTGTGGGGGCAATTATTGCAGACCATGAGGGTAAGATAATCTCATGCGCCCACAATCAGCCCATCGGCCTTAACGACCCGACTGCTCATGCTGAGATTCTGGTCATAAGAAGGGCAGGGGAGGTCTTAAAAAATTACCGCCTCACTGGTTTGACCCTGGTTGTTACAGTTGAGCCATGCCTCATGTGCATAGGGGCAGCCATCCACAGCAGGATATCAGCACTGGTGTTCGGCGCCTTTGACCCTAAAGGAGGCGCTGCCGGGTCTTTATACAACCCGGCGATTGATACCCGCCTGAATCATCGCATAAAAATTATCTCCGGGGTCAGGGGGAAAGAGTGCGGTGATTTACTAAGCGATTTCTTTAAGGCGAGGAGAAATCAGAAGGAGCTCTAA
- a CDS encoding metallophosphoesterase: protein MRFNYAFIMFIGVFLSLYALLHFYFYRKVTRAFNLTLSQNILFIIILFFLLLSPIIMRMIEGKGTEALSTLITYTGYLWMGILFLLFALNLAVDIYRFIIYLSSHIFNINLLKLIPDKRIALICVIALTAFINLYGLYEAWNIRSERVTIETLKLPAGVEKLRVVQISDIHFSRLNGVGLAEKITDIISGLEPDILVSTGDLIDDGLREQDKVKRLFRDIETRYGKYAATGNHEFFAGIHITGKFTEDCGFRLLRNEGVQVNGFINIAGIDDPAVNRGGFVQKIDEAGVINFFSPDKLNIFLKHQPRIETENIGKFDLQLSGHTHRGQIFPFNFFVGMMFKYMDGLYELGSNSYLYVSRGTGTWGPPIRFLSPPEITVIDFVNEQPQ from the coding sequence ATGAGATTCAATTATGCTTTTATCATGTTCATAGGTGTTTTTCTCTCCCTGTATGCACTTCTGCATTTCTATTTTTACCGAAAGGTAACAAGGGCCTTCAACCTAACCCTGTCGCAGAATATTTTATTTATTATTATCCTCTTTTTTCTCCTGCTCTCTCCAATTATTATGCGCATGATAGAGGGTAAAGGGACGGAGGCCCTGTCAACCCTAATCACATATACAGGCTATTTATGGATGGGCATCCTCTTTCTGCTCTTTGCACTTAACCTGGCGGTTGATATTTACAGGTTTATTATCTATTTATCCTCACACATTTTTAACATAAACCTGTTGAAGCTAATACCTGACAAACGGATAGCCCTAATTTGTGTAATTGCGTTGACTGCCTTTATAAATCTTTACGGGTTATATGAGGCGTGGAATATCAGGAGTGAGAGGGTTACAATTGAGACATTAAAACTCCCGGCTGGTGTGGAAAAACTGAGGGTTGTGCAGATATCGGATATCCATTTCAGCCGCCTTAACGGTGTAGGATTAGCCGAAAAAATTACTGATATTATCTCAGGCCTTGAACCTGATATACTGGTATCGACCGGTGACCTTATTGATGACGGGCTCAGGGAGCAGGATAAGGTTAAGAGGCTGTTCAGGGATATTGAAACAAGGTATGGAAAATATGCTGCAACCGGGAACCACGAATTTTTTGCGGGCATTCATATTACCGGTAAATTTACAGAGGATTGCGGTTTCAGGCTGCTCAGAAACGAGGGTGTACAGGTAAACGGATTTATAAACATCGCAGGGATTGATGACCCTGCTGTAAACAGGGGCGGCTTTGTGCAGAAGATTGATGAAGCAGGTGTGATCAATTTTTTTTCACCGGATAAATTAAACATTTTTTTAAAACACCAGCCCAGGATTGAAACAGAAAATATTGGTAAGTTTGATTTGCAGCTTTCAGGTCATACGCACAGGGGGCAGATATTCCCCTTTAATTTTTTTGTAGGTATGATGTTTAAGTACATGGATGGCCTGTATGAGCTTGGCAGCAATTCCTATCTGTATGTAAGCAGGGGCACCGGCACATGGGGCCCGCCAATAAGGTTTCTATCTCCTCCTGAAATAACTGTTATCGATTTTGTAAATGAACAGCCGCAATAG
- a CDS encoding AbrB/MazE/SpoVT family DNA-binding domain-containing protein → MQTTQLSSKGQVIIPKILRDRYKWNPGQRLSVIDTGDGIILKPLNVFKNSELDEVAGILKYKGKGVSLDQMEEAIKKGALEAKK, encoded by the coding sequence ATGCAAACGACCCAGTTATCAAGTAAAGGGCAGGTAATTATACCCAAGATTTTAAGGGACAGGTATAAATGGAACCCAGGCCAAAGGTTATCAGTTATTGATACTGGTGATGGCATTATATTAAAGCCATTAAATGTTTTTAAAAACAGTGAACTTGATGAGGTGGCAGGGATTTTAAAATATAAAGGCAAGGGGGTTTCCCTTGATCAGATGGAAGAGGCTATAAAAAAAGGTGCCCTAGAGGCCAAAAAATGA